Proteins encoded within one genomic window of Equus przewalskii isolate Varuska chromosome 3, EquPr2, whole genome shotgun sequence:
- the HERPUD1 gene encoding homocysteine-responsive endoplasmic reticulum-resident ubiquitin-like domain member 1 protein isoform X3 yields the protein MEPEPEPEPVTLLVKSPNQRHRDLELSGDRSWSVGRLKAHLSRVYPERPRPEDQRLIYSGKLLLDHQCLRDLLPKQEKRHVLHLVCNVKSPAKMPETSAKVAEAPEQPAGLNQGQYPGDSPGDGLRPREPLRNLSPSGWENISRPEAAQPAFQGLGPGFSGLTTYGWLQLSWLQQVYARQYYMQYLAATAASGAFVPSPSAQEIPVVSAPAPAAPIHNQFPAENQPANQNAAPQVVVNPGANQNLRMNAQGITLDGFRLDRGRFRTSRMVGLLTTL from the exons ATggagcccgagcccgagcccgagcccgTCACGCTCCTCGTGAAGAGCCCCAACCAGCGCCACCGCGACTTGGAGCTGAGCGGCGACCGCAGCTGGAGCGTGGGCCGCCTCAAGGCTCATCTGAGCCGCGTCTACCCCGAGCGCCCG CGGCCGGAGGACCAGAGGTTAATTTATTCCGGGAAGCTCTTGTTGGATCACCAGTGTCTCAGGGACTTGCTCCCAAAG CAGGAAAAACGGCATGTTTTGCATCTGGTCTGCAATGTGAAGAGTCCTGCCAAAATGCCAGAAACCAGCGCAAAG GTTGCGGAAGCCCCAGAGCAGCCTGCTGGCCTTAATCAGGGCCAGTATCCTGGGGATTCGCCAGGTGATGGTTTAAGGCCAAGGGAGCCTCTTCGGAACCTTTCTCCCTCTGGATGGGAGAACATCTCCAG GCCTGAAGCTGCCCAGCCGGCGTTCCAAGGCCTGGGGCCTGGTTTCTCGGGCCTCACAACCTACGGGTGGCTGCAGCTGTCGTGGCTCCAGCAGGTGTACGCGCGGCAGTACTACATGCAGTA TTTAGCGGCCACTGCTGCTTCGGGGGCTTTTGTGCCCTCACCAAGTGCCCAGGAGATACCTGTGGTGTCTGCTCCTGCTCCAGCAGCTCCCATTCACAACCAGTTTCCAGCAGAAAACCAGCCGGCCAATCAGAATGCTGCTCCTCAAGTGGTGGTTAATCCTGGCGCCAATCAGAATTTGCGGATGAACGCCCAAG GCATCACGTTGGATGGTTTCCGTTTAGACAGAGGCCGGTTCAGAACTTCCCGAATGGTGGGCCTCCTTACGACGCTGTGA
- the HERPUD1 gene encoding homocysteine-responsive endoplasmic reticulum-resident ubiquitin-like domain member 1 protein isoform X2, with protein MEPEPEPEPVTLLVKSPNQRHRDLELSGDRSWSVGRLKAHLSRVYPERPRPEDQRLIYSGKLLLDHQCLRDLLPKEKRHVLHLVCNVKSPAKMPETSAKVAEAPEQPAGLNQGQYPGDSPGDGLRPREPLRNLSPSGWENISRPEAAQPAFQGLGPGFSGLTTYGWLQLSWLQQVYARQYYMQYLAATAASGAFVPSPSAQEIPVVSAPAPAAPIHNQFPAENQPANQNAAPQVVVNPGANQNLRMNAQGGPVVEEDDELNRDWLDWTYSAATFSVFLSILYFYSSLSRFLMVMGATVVMYLHHVGWFPFRQRPVQNFPNGGPPYDAVNQDPNNNLQEGPDPEIEDPSHGPPDRDALDGEQTSPSFMSTAWLVFKTFFASLLPEGPPAIAN; from the exons ATggagcccgagcccgagcccgagcccgTCACGCTCCTCGTGAAGAGCCCCAACCAGCGCCACCGCGACTTGGAGCTGAGCGGCGACCGCAGCTGGAGCGTGGGCCGCCTCAAGGCTCATCTGAGCCGCGTCTACCCCGAGCGCCCG CGGCCGGAGGACCAGAGGTTAATTTATTCCGGGAAGCTCTTGTTGGATCACCAGTGTCTCAGGGACTTGCTCCCAAAG GAAAAACGGCATGTTTTGCATCTGGTCTGCAATGTGAAGAGTCCTGCCAAAATGCCAGAAACCAGCGCAAAG GTTGCGGAAGCCCCAGAGCAGCCTGCTGGCCTTAATCAGGGCCAGTATCCTGGGGATTCGCCAGGTGATGGTTTAAGGCCAAGGGAGCCTCTTCGGAACCTTTCTCCCTCTGGATGGGAGAACATCTCCAG GCCTGAAGCTGCCCAGCCGGCGTTCCAAGGCCTGGGGCCTGGTTTCTCGGGCCTCACAACCTACGGGTGGCTGCAGCTGTCGTGGCTCCAGCAGGTGTACGCGCGGCAGTACTACATGCAGTA TTTAGCGGCCACTGCTGCTTCGGGGGCTTTTGTGCCCTCACCAAGTGCCCAGGAGATACCTGTGGTGTCTGCTCCTGCTCCAGCAGCTCCCATTCACAACCAGTTTCCAGCAGAAAACCAGCCGGCCAATCAGAATGCTGCTCCTCAAGTGGTGGTTAATCCTGGCGCCAATCAGAATTTGCGGATGAACGCCCAAGGCGGCCCTGTTGTGGAAGAAGATGATGAGCTCAACCGAGATTGGCTGGATTGGACCTATTCAGCAGCTACGTTTTCGGTTTTTCTCAGTATCCTCTACTTCTACTCCTCCCTGAGCAGATTCCTCATGGTCATGGGAGCCACCGTGGTTATGTACCT GCATCACGTTGGATGGTTTCCGTTTAGACAGAGGCCGGTTCAGAACTTCCCGAATGGTGGGCCTCCTTACGACGCTGTGAATCAGGACCCCAACAATAACTTACAG GAAGGCCCTGACCCTGAAATCGAAGATCCCAGCCACGGTCCTCCAGACAGGGATGCTCTGGATGGCGAGCAGACCAGCCCTTCGTTTATGAGCACAGCCTGGCTTGTTTTCAAGActttctttgcctctcttcttCCAGAAGGGCCCCCAGCCATAGCAAACTGA
- the HERPUD1 gene encoding homocysteine-responsive endoplasmic reticulum-resident ubiquitin-like domain member 1 protein isoform X1 — MEPEPEPEPVTLLVKSPNQRHRDLELSGDRSWSVGRLKAHLSRVYPERPRPEDQRLIYSGKLLLDHQCLRDLLPKQEKRHVLHLVCNVKSPAKMPETSAKVAEAPEQPAGLNQGQYPGDSPGDGLRPREPLRNLSPSGWENISRPEAAQPAFQGLGPGFSGLTTYGWLQLSWLQQVYARQYYMQYLAATAASGAFVPSPSAQEIPVVSAPAPAAPIHNQFPAENQPANQNAAPQVVVNPGANQNLRMNAQGGPVVEEDDELNRDWLDWTYSAATFSVFLSILYFYSSLSRFLMVMGATVVMYLHHVGWFPFRQRPVQNFPNGGPPYDAVNQDPNNNLQEGPDPEIEDPSHGPPDRDALDGEQTSPSFMSTAWLVFKTFFASLLPEGPPAIAN; from the exons ATggagcccgagcccgagcccgagcccgTCACGCTCCTCGTGAAGAGCCCCAACCAGCGCCACCGCGACTTGGAGCTGAGCGGCGACCGCAGCTGGAGCGTGGGCCGCCTCAAGGCTCATCTGAGCCGCGTCTACCCCGAGCGCCCG CGGCCGGAGGACCAGAGGTTAATTTATTCCGGGAAGCTCTTGTTGGATCACCAGTGTCTCAGGGACTTGCTCCCAAAG CAGGAAAAACGGCATGTTTTGCATCTGGTCTGCAATGTGAAGAGTCCTGCCAAAATGCCAGAAACCAGCGCAAAG GTTGCGGAAGCCCCAGAGCAGCCTGCTGGCCTTAATCAGGGCCAGTATCCTGGGGATTCGCCAGGTGATGGTTTAAGGCCAAGGGAGCCTCTTCGGAACCTTTCTCCCTCTGGATGGGAGAACATCTCCAG GCCTGAAGCTGCCCAGCCGGCGTTCCAAGGCCTGGGGCCTGGTTTCTCGGGCCTCACAACCTACGGGTGGCTGCAGCTGTCGTGGCTCCAGCAGGTGTACGCGCGGCAGTACTACATGCAGTA TTTAGCGGCCACTGCTGCTTCGGGGGCTTTTGTGCCCTCACCAAGTGCCCAGGAGATACCTGTGGTGTCTGCTCCTGCTCCAGCAGCTCCCATTCACAACCAGTTTCCAGCAGAAAACCAGCCGGCCAATCAGAATGCTGCTCCTCAAGTGGTGGTTAATCCTGGCGCCAATCAGAATTTGCGGATGAACGCCCAAGGCGGCCCTGTTGTGGAAGAAGATGATGAGCTCAACCGAGATTGGCTGGATTGGACCTATTCAGCAGCTACGTTTTCGGTTTTTCTCAGTATCCTCTACTTCTACTCCTCCCTGAGCAGATTCCTCATGGTCATGGGAGCCACCGTGGTTATGTACCT GCATCACGTTGGATGGTTTCCGTTTAGACAGAGGCCGGTTCAGAACTTCCCGAATGGTGGGCCTCCTTACGACGCTGTGAATCAGGACCCCAACAATAACTTACAG GAAGGCCCTGACCCTGAAATCGAAGATCCCAGCCACGGTCCTCCAGACAGGGATGCTCTGGATGGCGAGCAGACCAGCCCTTCGTTTATGAGCACAGCCTGGCTTGTTTTCAAGActttctttgcctctcttcttCCAGAAGGGCCCCCAGCCATAGCAAACTGA